A region from the Etheostoma spectabile isolate EspeVRDwgs_2016 chromosome 9, UIUC_Espe_1.0, whole genome shotgun sequence genome encodes:
- the eif5 gene encoding eukaryotic translation initiation factor 5, with translation MSVNVNRSVSDQFYRYKMPRLIAKVEGKGNGIKTVIVNMVDVAKALNRPPTYPTKFFGCELGAQTQFDSKNDRYIVNGSHEANKLQDMLDGFIRKFVLCPECDNPETDLHVNPKKQTIGNSCKACGYRGMLDTRHKLCTFILKNPPESTEGGSASVKKEKEKKNRKKDKENGSGSEAGNQENFDAPNPVDGDDDDEDWAEETTEEAQRRRMEEISDHAKNLTLSEDLEKPLEERVNLFYNFVKHKKESKTIDGADKEILAEAERLDVKAMGPLILSELLFNENIRDQIKKYKRHFLRFCLSNKKAQKYLLGGFECVVKLHQNQLLSRVPIILKDLYDADLLEEDVIFAWAEKVSKKYVSKELAKEIHAKAAPFVKWLKEAEEESEGSEEDEEEEEDDENVEVVYSPSARELKVETVKPDKPEKEEDDIDIDAI, from the exons ATGTCTGTCAACGTCAACCGCAGCGTGTCAGACCAGTTCTATCGCTACAAGATGCCCCGTCTGATTGCCAAG GTCGAAGGCAAAGGGAATGGAATCAAGACGGTCATTGTCAACATGGTTGATGTTGCAAAGGCACTCAACAGGCCTCCAACAT ACCCGACCAAGTTTTTTGGTTGTGAACTCGGTGCTCAGACCCAGTTTGATAGCAAAAACGACCGCTACATCGTCAACGGATCCCACGAGGCGAACAAGTTGCAGGACATGCTTGATGGGTTCATCAGAAAATTTGTGCTGTGTCCCGAGTGTGACAACCCTGAAACTGATCTG CATGTCAATCCTAAGAAACAAACCATTGGCAATTCCTGTAAGGCCTGTGGATACCGCGGCATGCTCGACACCAGACACAAACTCTGCACGTTCATCCTCAAAAACCCACCAG AGAGCACTGAAGGTGGGTCTGCATCTgtaaagaaagagaaggagaagaagaaccgCAAGAAGGACAAGGAGAACGGCTCTGGCAGCGAAGCTGGAAACCAAGAAAACTTTGATGCTCCTAATCCTGTG GATGGAGATGACGATGATGAGGACTGGGCAGAGGAGACTACAGAGGAGGCGCAGAGGAGGCGAATGGAGGAGATCAGCGACCACGCCAAGAACCTGACCCTCAGCGAGGACCTGGAGAAACCACTGGAGGAGAGGGTCAACCTGTTCTACAACTTTGTCAAA CACAAGAAGGAGAGCAAAACCATCGACGGGGCCGATAAGGAGATCTTGGCGGAGGCGGAGCGTCTGGACGTGAAGGCCATGGGCCCCCTCATCCTCAGCGAGCTGCTCTTCAACGAGAACATCCGCGACCAGATCAAGAAGTACAAGCGCCATTTCCTGCGA TTCTGCCTGAGCAACAAGAAGGCCCAGAAGTATCTGCTGGGGGGCTTTGAGTGTGTTGTGAAGCTGCACCAGAACCAGCTGCTGTCTCGGGTTCCCATCATCCTCAAAGACCTGTACGACGCAGACCTGCTGGAGGAAGACGTCATATTCGCCTGGGCAGAGAAG GTTTCTAAGAAGTACGTCTCTAAGGAGCTCGCCAAAGAGATCCACGCCAAGGCTGCTCCTTTCGTCAAATGGCTgaaggaggcggaggaggagagCGAGGGCAgcgaggaggacgaggaggaagaggaggatgatgagaaCGTGGAG
- the vps29 gene encoding vacuolar protein sorting-associated protein 29 isoform X1 has product MAGHRLVLVLGDLHIPHRCNTLPAKFKKLLVPGKIQHILCTGNLCTKESYDYLKTLAGDVHIVRGDFDENLNYPEQKVVTVGQFKIGLIHGHQVIPWGDMASLALLQRQLDVDILISGHTHKFEAFENENKFYINPGSATGAYSALESNIIPSFVLMDIQASTVVTYVYQLIGDDVKVERIEYKKS; this is encoded by the exons ATG GCTGGTCACCGG TTGGTCCTGGTGTTAGGTGACCTGCACATCCCCCACCGGTGCAACACCCTGCCAGCCAAGTTCAAGAAGCTGTTGGTCCCGGGGAAGATCCAGCACATTCTCTGCACAGGCAATCTGTGCACCAAGGAGAGCTATGACTACCTGAAGACTCTTGCTGGAGACGTCCACATAGTCCGAGGAGACTTCGATgag aacCTGAACTACCCCGAGCAGAAGGTTGTGACAGTGGGCCAGTTTAAGATCGGTCTCATCCACGGCCACCAGGTGATCCCCTGGGGCGACATGGCCAGTCTGGCGCTGCTCCAGAGACAGCTGGATGTCGACATCCTCATCTCTGGGCACACGCACAAGTTCGAGGCCTTCGAGAACGAAAACAAGTTCTACATCAACCCTGGTTCGGCCACAGGAGCCTACAGCGCACTGGAAAG CAACATCATCCCCTCTTTTGTATTAATGGACATCCAGGCGTCTACAGTGGTGACGTACGTTTACCAGCTGATCGGGGACGACGTCAAGGTGGAGAGAATCGAGTACAAGAAATCTTAA
- the vps29 gene encoding vacuolar protein sorting-associated protein 29 isoform X2 — protein MLVLVLGDLHIPHRCNTLPAKFKKLLVPGKIQHILCTGNLCTKESYDYLKTLAGDVHIVRGDFDENLNYPEQKVVTVGQFKIGLIHGHQVIPWGDMASLALLQRQLDVDILISGHTHKFEAFENENKFYINPGSATGAYSALESNIIPSFVLMDIQASTVVTYVYQLIGDDVKVERIEYKKS, from the exons ATG TTGGTCCTGGTGTTAGGTGACCTGCACATCCCCCACCGGTGCAACACCCTGCCAGCCAAGTTCAAGAAGCTGTTGGTCCCGGGGAAGATCCAGCACATTCTCTGCACAGGCAATCTGTGCACCAAGGAGAGCTATGACTACCTGAAGACTCTTGCTGGAGACGTCCACATAGTCCGAGGAGACTTCGATgag aacCTGAACTACCCCGAGCAGAAGGTTGTGACAGTGGGCCAGTTTAAGATCGGTCTCATCCACGGCCACCAGGTGATCCCCTGGGGCGACATGGCCAGTCTGGCGCTGCTCCAGAGACAGCTGGATGTCGACATCCTCATCTCTGGGCACACGCACAAGTTCGAGGCCTTCGAGAACGAAAACAAGTTCTACATCAACCCTGGTTCGGCCACAGGAGCCTACAGCGCACTGGAAAG CAACATCATCCCCTCTTTTGTATTAATGGACATCCAGGCGTCTACAGTGGTGACGTACGTTTACCAGCTGATCGGGGACGACGTCAAGGTGGAGAGAATCGAGTACAAGAAATCTTAA